One Alkalicoccus halolimnae DNA segment encodes these proteins:
- a CDS encoding GTP pyrophosphokinase, with amino-acid sequence MKDNKTFNLKELKQLKMEMTKFLMNYEFAIEEITTKINILSQEFHYTHEHNPIEHVNYRLKSPESIVRKMHKKNLPLSLSAIQENITDIAGVRIVCSFISDIYALCRMLENQKDIKVIEIKDYIRQPKPSGYQSLHMLVKIPVYMSDCSKEVCVEIQIRTIAMDFWASLEHKIYYKYNQEVPGSLVNELKEAADSAAALDRKMEKLHLEMKEIKLQTEDEEETLELLLASNRFRLPERFLTSQGMMNPKKKE; translated from the coding sequence ATGAAAGATAATAAGACCTTTAATTTAAAGGAATTAAAGCAGTTGAAGATGGAAATGACGAAGTTTTTAATGAATTACGAATTTGCTATTGAGGAAATAACAACAAAAATAAATATTCTAAGCCAGGAATTTCACTATACGCATGAACATAATCCCATCGAACACGTTAATTACCGGCTTAAATCCCCAGAAAGCATTGTGAGAAAAATGCATAAGAAAAACCTTCCGCTCTCCTTATCAGCTATTCAGGAAAACATTACCGATATCGCAGGAGTACGAATCGTCTGTTCCTTTATCAGTGACATCTATGCCCTGTGCCGCATGCTGGAAAATCAGAAGGACATTAAGGTGATCGAAATAAAAGATTATATTCGTCAGCCCAAGCCGAGCGGCTATCAAAGTCTCCATATGCTCGTTAAAATCCCCGTCTATATGTCTGACTGCTCGAAAGAGGTGTGCGTCGAAATTCAGATCAGGACAATTGCCATGGACTTCTGGGCCAGCCTCGAGCACAAAATTTATTATAAATATAATCAGGAAGTACCCGGAAGTTTAGTAAATGAATTAAAAGAAGCAGCTGATTCTGCTGCAGCACTAGACCGCAAAATGGAAAAACTCCACCTCGAGATGAAAGAAATCAAGCTTCAGACAGAGGACGAGGAGGAAACGCTGGAACTTCTGCTTGCCAGCAACCGTTTCCGCCTCCCTGAAAGATTTCTTACTTCTCAAGGAATGATGAACCCGAAAAAGAAAGAATAA
- a CDS encoding MBL fold metallo-hydrolase has protein sequence MRVTRTGNIQQLSFMPRIFPINCYLVEEDDYLTLVDTAMAFSKEGILETAKKTEKPIKHIILTHAHTDHVGGLDKLKKSLPEATVHLPKRELKLLHGDRTLKDEEENFPIKGGLPKRLRTKPDKLLYDGDRIGSLKALSVPGHTPGMMAFLDVRTNTLIAGDAFQTKGGLAVAGVVRRSFPFPAWATWNKRAACVSAERLIALKPSVLAVGHGPLLDEPLEEMKKALIEAHEALQNNE, from the coding sequence ATGAGGGTCACACGCACGGGCAACATTCAACAGCTTTCTTTTATGCCGAGAATATTTCCAATCAACTGCTACCTTGTGGAAGAAGATGATTACTTGACCCTTGTTGACACAGCTATGGCTTTCAGTAAAGAGGGCATTCTTGAAACTGCTAAAAAAACCGAAAAACCAATTAAGCATATTATATTGACCCATGCTCATACCGACCATGTCGGAGGACTCGACAAATTAAAAAAGTCGCTCCCGGAAGCGACTGTTCACCTCCCAAAAAGAGAGCTGAAGCTCCTTCATGGCGACCGGACACTGAAAGACGAAGAAGAAAATTTCCCGATCAAGGGGGGGCTTCCTAAAAGGTTAAGAACGAAGCCGGATAAACTGCTTTACGACGGTGACCGCATCGGTTCGCTGAAGGCTTTAAGTGTACCAGGCCACACCCCGGGAATGATGGCTTTTCTCGATGTACGCACGAACACCTTAATTGCTGGTGATGCCTTTCAAACTAAAGGCGGACTTGCAGTAGCAGGAGTCGTCCGCAGAAGTTTTCCTTTTCCGGCCTGGGCTACCTGGAACAAAAGAGCTGCCTGTGTATCTGCTGAGAGACTGATCGCTTTAAAACCTTCGGTGCTGGCAGTAGGACATGGACCTCTGCTGGATGAACCATTGGAAGAAATGAAAAAAGCCTTAATAGAAGCTCATGAAGCACTCCAAAACAATGAATAG
- a CDS encoding Na-translocating system protein MpsC family protein, whose protein sequence is MSKEKTMEAEISGYISSLLRTHFGKGPSSVFVTIKRPFFTVHFRGFIAPMEKILLKQNESKRVLETRDMLLSELRDVMIKELWNIAELDVKEIYADWDLERETGVIMGILREGNAPEETEWVWPDDVNKEEVVRQIEAASDRAEKVPDETEVYWLNERTIFVRRKGILVRIEKELIKNGNIQDLKQSKRPLERDVLKEVPLQGALKRKVNEYFVDWNFDTDEGFVVLILDPEKKPLT, encoded by the coding sequence ATGTCCAAAGAAAAAACAATGGAAGCGGAAATCAGCGGATATATTTCCTCCCTTCTCCGAACACATTTTGGAAAAGGACCGTCTTCGGTTTTTGTCACAATTAAACGCCCTTTTTTTACTGTACACTTCCGTGGTTTTATCGCTCCAATGGAGAAAATTCTGCTTAAGCAGAATGAATCAAAGCGGGTCCTGGAAACTAGAGATATGCTGTTAAGCGAACTAAGAGACGTTATGATAAAAGAACTCTGGAATATCGCAGAACTGGATGTGAAGGAAATTTACGCAGACTGGGATCTGGAAAGAGAAACCGGCGTCATCATGGGGATTCTTAGGGAAGGAAATGCGCCGGAAGAAACAGAATGGGTATGGCCGGACGATGTAAATAAAGAAGAAGTCGTCCGCCAGATTGAAGCTGCGAGTGACCGGGCGGAAAAAGTTCCGGATGAAACCGAGGTCTACTGGCTTAACGAGCGTACCATTTTCGTAAGGCGTAAAGGCATTCTAGTCCGGATAGAAAAAGAGCTTATTAAAAATGGAAATATCCAGGATTTGAAGCAGTCTAAGCGTCCTCTCGAGAGAGATGTGCTGAAAGAAGTGCCGCTTCAGGGGGCGCTGAAGCGGAAAGTTAATGAATATTTTGTAGACTGGAATTTTGATACGGATGAAGGCTTCGTAGTTTTAATTCTGGATCCCGAAAAAAAGCCCCTTACTTAA
- a CDS encoding VanZ family protein has product MKSAKFLLINILPILIILSIIYTASSQSSEEQDISPLLDRVGGEDSLRGTLSALRDRLAESADRGIELAAAHPFLSLAGFVIISIILSVLFFRFYRSSTSLLKKTLLAAATAAASILFLSVVLFVARPETIVEVLRQFASFDHIRALLTRIDFTYAGTEINLQRMGSDGLIEFFLRKGAHFFLFALLGFFLYLAFIKITARTFLSFVLAMIFVIMYAALDEYRQTFLPSRSGIFADVLLDTAGGFFGAVSGWLKKGISKKLK; this is encoded by the coding sequence ATGAAATCCGCTAAATTTTTATTGATTAACATTCTTCCTATCCTTATCATTTTGAGCATTATATATACGGCTTCTTCCCAATCTTCCGAAGAACAGGATATTTCCCCTCTTCTTGACCGCGTAGGGGGAGAAGACAGTTTAAGAGGAACCCTTTCCGCTCTGAGAGACCGCCTTGCAGAATCTGCAGACCGGGGAATCGAGCTCGCAGCGGCCCATCCTTTTTTAAGTCTGGCCGGATTTGTAATTATCTCTATTATCTTATCCGTGCTTTTTTTCAGGTTTTACCGATCGTCAACTTCTCTTCTTAAAAAAACCCTGCTGGCCGCCGCCACGGCTGCAGCGTCAATCCTGTTTTTATCTGTTGTTCTCTTTGTTGCACGTCCGGAAACGATAGTCGAAGTTCTGAGGCAGTTTGCGTCTTTTGATCATATACGTGCATTACTGACAAGAATTGATTTTACGTACGCTGGTACTGAAATAAATCTGCAGCGGATGGGCTCAGATGGCCTGATCGAATTCTTTCTTCGCAAAGGAGCCCACTTTTTTCTGTTTGCTCTGCTCGGTTTTTTTCTTTACCTCGCATTTATTAAAATTACTGCCCGTACTTTTTTATCTTTCGTACTTGCCATGATTTTTGTTATTATGTATGCGGCTCTCGATGAATACCGTCAGACTTTTCTCCCTTCCCGATCCGGAATCTTCGCTGATGTCCTGCTGGATACAGCCGGAGGCTTCTTTGGAGCAGTATCAGGCTGGCTGAAAAAAGGAATCTCTAAAAAACTCAAATAA